In one Aquabacterium sp. OR-4 genomic region, the following are encoded:
- a CDS encoding AMP-dependent synthetase/ligase, with product MFWHRVQEMGDAVMMRQKDLGLWRSYSWNEVASIVTEIGAGLASLGYQPGEVISVLSNTCREWVWTDLAGLSMGGAVNGIYPTDAAVQVQYLCADSGSVFLFVEDDEQLDKWLEMREQLPRLRKVVVFDMEGLGQFDDPQVISLAALRALGRDHLAQHPGLLAERLASRGPDDLAVLVYTSGTTGRPKGAMMLNRNLCAVLASTNPGLFQGLPEAEERVAFLPLCHIAERLIGEYVSIYRRSILNFVENPETVFENVREVQPHVFFAVPRVWEKMYSSVSIALKEAGRLQQLAYGWAIGVGSRVAALKEQGATPGGLLALQYALARMAVLGNVRRMLGLNRVHLALTGAAPISPELIRWYLALGIPLREGWGMTETAGGGTVTPYDATRPGSIGIPGPGVEMRIAPVTHEILLRGGNRFAGYLNLPEKTAEAIDAEGWLHTGDVGRVDAQGWFYITDRMKDIIITAGGKNITPSEWENQLKFSPYVTDAVVIGDKRAYLSCLVMIDEDNVAQWAQDRDVQFSDFKSLCRAPEVIALIGDEIEKVNKAFARVEQIKQFRLIEQRLTAEDEELTPTMKLKRSLINKKYADLIEGMYKGQAAA from the coding sequence ATGTTCTGGCACCGCGTGCAGGAGATGGGCGACGCGGTGATGATGCGCCAGAAGGACCTGGGCCTGTGGCGCAGCTACAGCTGGAACGAGGTGGCCAGCATCGTCACCGAGATCGGCGCCGGCCTGGCCAGCCTGGGCTACCAGCCGGGCGAGGTGATCTCGGTGCTCAGCAACACCTGCCGCGAGTGGGTGTGGACCGATCTGGCCGGGCTCAGCATGGGCGGCGCGGTCAATGGCATCTACCCCACCGATGCCGCGGTGCAGGTGCAGTACCTGTGCGCCGATTCGGGCAGCGTGTTCCTGTTCGTCGAAGACGACGAGCAGCTCGACAAGTGGCTCGAGATGCGCGAGCAGCTGCCGCGCCTGCGCAAGGTGGTGGTGTTCGACATGGAAGGCCTGGGCCAGTTCGATGACCCGCAGGTCATCAGCCTGGCCGCGCTGCGTGCGCTGGGCCGCGACCACCTCGCGCAGCACCCGGGGCTGCTGGCCGAGCGCCTGGCCAGCCGCGGCCCGGACGATCTGGCGGTGCTGGTCTACACCTCGGGCACCACCGGCCGGCCCAAGGGCGCCATGATGCTCAACCGCAACCTGTGCGCGGTGCTGGCGTCCACCAACCCGGGCCTGTTCCAGGGCCTGCCCGAGGCCGAGGAGCGGGTGGCGTTTCTGCCGCTGTGCCACATCGCCGAGCGCCTGATCGGCGAATACGTGTCGATCTACCGCCGCTCGATCCTGAACTTCGTCGAGAACCCCGAGACGGTGTTCGAGAACGTGCGCGAGGTGCAGCCGCATGTGTTCTTCGCCGTGCCGCGGGTGTGGGAGAAGATGTACTCCAGCGTCAGCATCGCCTTGAAGGAGGCCGGCCGGCTGCAGCAGCTGGCCTACGGCTGGGCCATCGGCGTGGGCAGCCGCGTGGCCGCGCTGAAGGAGCAGGGCGCCACGCCGGGCGGCCTGCTGGCGCTGCAGTACGCGCTGGCCCGCATGGCGGTGCTGGGCAATGTGCGGCGCATGCTGGGGCTCAACCGCGTGCACCTTGCGCTCACCGGCGCGGCACCGATCTCGCCCGAGCTGATCCGCTGGTACCTGGCGCTCGGCATCCCGCTGCGCGAGGGCTGGGGCATGACCGAGACCGCCGGCGGCGGCACCGTGACCCCGTACGACGCCACGCGGCCCGGCAGCATCGGCATTCCGGGGCCGGGCGTCGAGATGCGCATCGCGCCGGTCACGCACGAGATCCTGCTGCGCGGCGGCAACCGCTTTGCGGGCTACCTCAACCTGCCCGAGAAAACCGCCGAGGCCATCGACGCCGAAGGCTGGCTGCACACCGGCGACGTGGGCCGGGTCGACGCGCAGGGCTGGTTCTACATCACCGACCGCATGAAGGACATCATCATCACCGCCGGCGGCAAGAACATCACGCCCAGCGAGTGGGAGAACCAGCTCAAGTTCAGCCCCTACGTCACCGACGCGGTGGTCATCGGCGACAAGCGCGCCTACCTCAGCTGCCTGGTGATGATCGACGAGGACAACGTGGCCCAGTGGGCGCAGGATCGCGACGTGCAGTTCAGCGACTTCAAGAGCCTGTGCCGCGCACCCGAGGTGATTGCGCTGATCGGCGACGAGATCGAGAAGGTCAACAAGGCCTTCGCGCGGGTCGAGCAGATCAAGCAGTTCCGGCTGATCGAGCAGCGCCTGACCGCCGAGGACGAGGAGCTCACGCCCACCATGAAGCTCAAACGCTCGCTGATCAACAAGAAGTACGCCGACTTGATCGAGGGCATGTACAAGGGCCAGGCCGCCGCCTGA
- a CDS encoding alpha/beta hydrolase, which translates to MRHKHALRAGPAPGRWPGAEPWQTPALASAALIHAPIHAPIDALSDLLDAVAAGDGASREGLVAVLNGLLGDHLQRAEHALATPMQWRHQAAALDLAAPGLQARPRVLLMVHDLCLNEAGWQREGHEHGPLLARHLGATLLHLRYNSGLSVAANGARLNHMLEALAHDWPVSLQALDIVGHGMGGLVARSACAQAAVGGARWPARLRRLVFLGTPQLGLPLERMGSWLRRVLGLRSASAPLARLAGWRSAGMADLRHGDLLPPGGQGGRGRGQPPQPLRHAQPPLPPLPPGVACHAIAGCLGSRLHSARRGDGLVPLASALGQQPRSALGQQPRSALVPPLPATACWVGEGLHHLDLLSSALVYRRLLYALSDG; encoded by the coding sequence ATGCGTCACAAGCACGCGCTGCGCGCCGGGCCCGCACCCGGCCGCTGGCCAGGCGCCGAACCATGGCAAACGCCGGCGCTGGCCAGTGCCGCGCTGATCCACGCGCCGATTCACGCGCCGATCGACGCGCTGAGCGATCTGCTGGATGCCGTGGCCGCCGGCGACGGCGCATCGCGCGAGGGCCTGGTGGCCGTGCTCAACGGCCTGCTGGGCGACCACCTGCAGCGCGCCGAGCATGCGCTGGCCACGCCCATGCAGTGGCGCCACCAGGCGGCAGCGCTGGATCTGGCGGCGCCCGGTCTGCAGGCCCGGCCGCGCGTGCTGCTGATGGTGCACGACCTGTGCCTGAACGAGGCCGGCTGGCAGCGCGAGGGCCACGAGCACGGGCCGCTGCTGGCCCGCCACCTGGGCGCCACGCTGCTGCACCTGCGCTACAACAGCGGCCTGTCGGTGGCCGCCAATGGCGCGCGGCTGAACCACATGCTGGAGGCGCTGGCGCACGACTGGCCCGTGAGCCTGCAGGCGCTGGACATCGTGGGCCACGGCATGGGCGGTCTGGTGGCCCGCAGCGCCTGCGCCCAGGCGGCCGTGGGCGGCGCGCGCTGGCCGGCCCGGCTGCGCCGCCTGGTGTTTCTGGGCACGCCGCAGCTGGGCCTGCCGCTCGAGCGCATGGGCTCCTGGCTGCGGCGCGTTTTGGGGCTGCGCTCGGCCTCGGCGCCCCTGGCCCGGCTGGCCGGCTGGCGCAGCGCCGGCATGGCCGATCTGCGCCATGGCGATCTGCTGCCGCCGGGCGGGCAGGGCGGCCGCGGCCGAGGGCAGCCACCGCAGCCACTGCGCCACGCGCAGCCACCACTGCCACCACTGCCGCCCGGCGTGGCCTGCCACGCCATCGCCGGCTGCCTGGGCAGCCGGCTGCACAGCGCCCGGCGCGGCGATGGCCTGGTGCCGCTGGCCAGCGCGCTGGGCCAGCAGCCGCGCAGCGCGCTGGGCCAGCAGCCGCGCAGCGCGCTGGTGCCGCCGCTGCCGGCCACCGCCTGCTGGGTGGGCGAGGGCCTGCACCATCTTGATCTGCTGTCCAGCGCCCTGGTCTACCGGCGGCTGCTGTATGCCTTGTCGGATGGCTGA
- a CDS encoding MBL fold metallo-hydrolase encodes MSAPAPSADGRPDLPPETPDETAAEPPYKLDYPWDAPPQPGEPREVAPGVLWLRMPMPFALNHINLWLIADDDAQGPGWALVDTGTKTPEALAVWRGLIAPDGPLAATPQGARITRIFCTHMHPDHVGMAGWLTRKFQCRLWMTRLEYLTCRVLAADTGREAPEDGVRFYRQCGWPEEALDVYRARFGGFGKYVHPLPESFRRIADGESLRIGAHDWRVMVGRGHSPEHACLVSEALGVLISGDQVLPRISSNVSVFPTEPDADPLGDWIESLERFHRTLGDDLLVLPAHGEPFRGLHARLQRLMRGHHRGLQRLSRTLREGPRRAIDVFGALFARPIDGKGELLGMATGESLAHLNHLVQRGEVRAEPDAQGVRWYHWAG; translated from the coding sequence ATGTCTGCTCCCGCCCCTTCGGCCGACGGCCGGCCCGATCTGCCCCCCGAGACGCCCGACGAAACCGCCGCCGAGCCGCCCTACAAGCTCGACTACCCCTGGGACGCACCGCCGCAGCCGGGTGAGCCACGCGAGGTGGCGCCCGGCGTGCTGTGGCTGCGCATGCCGATGCCCTTTGCGCTGAACCACATCAACCTGTGGCTGATCGCCGACGACGACGCGCAAGGCCCCGGCTGGGCCCTGGTGGACACCGGCACCAAGACACCCGAGGCGCTGGCCGTGTGGCGCGGCCTGATCGCCCCCGACGGGCCGCTGGCCGCCACGCCGCAGGGCGCACGCATCACCCGCATCTTCTGCACCCACATGCACCCCGACCACGTGGGCATGGCCGGCTGGCTGACGCGCAAGTTCCAGTGCCGGCTGTGGATGACCCGGCTCGAGTACCTGACCTGCCGCGTGCTGGCCGCCGACACCGGCCGCGAGGCCCCCGAAGACGGCGTGCGCTTCTACCGCCAGTGCGGCTGGCCCGAAGAGGCGCTGGATGTGTACCGCGCGCGCTTCGGTGGCTTTGGCAAGTACGTGCACCCGCTGCCCGAGAGCTTTCGCCGCATTGCCGACGGCGAAAGCCTGCGCATCGGCGCACACGACTGGCGGGTGATGGTCGGCCGCGGCCATTCGCCCGAGCATGCCTGCCTGGTGAGCGAGGCACTGGGCGTGCTGATCTCGGGCGACCAGGTGCTGCCACGCATCTCGTCGAACGTCAGCGTGTTTCCCACCGAGCCCGATGCCGATCCGCTGGGCGACTGGATCGAGTCGCTCGAGCGCTTTCACCGCACGCTGGGCGACGATCTGCTGGTGCTGCCGGCGCATGGCGAGCCGTTTCGCGGCCTGCATGCGCGGCTGCAACGCCTGATGCGCGGCCACCACCGCGGCCTGCAGCGCCTGTCACGCACGCTGCGCGAAGGGCCGCGCCGCGCCATCGATGTGTTCGGCGCCTTGTTCGCGCGGCCCATCGACGGCAAGGGCGAGCTGCTGGGCATGGCCACCGGCGAAAGCCTGGCCCACCTGAACCACCTGGTGCAGCGCGGCGAGGTGCGCGCCGAGCCCGACGCACAAGGCGTGCGCTGGTACCACTGGGCGGGCTGA
- a CDS encoding methyl-accepting chemotaxis protein, producing MTFFRDLRIAHKVLLLALVFGLFTMPMAGMVLTRIWSDYQTARTEQAGVPALGAVLGLMRHTQTHRGLSAGWLGGNDALGARREAQAAELDKALATAMTETARYAAGAAGERRRTLEQGWQELRRDVATRGLPLPDSFKRHTELVSMAQRMLADVADGATLILDPEPGTYYLIAALVDTLPRISELMGQARATGTVLLKRQSITPAERVRLQTLLERIAQLELEYLRYVDQLAIADPATASTLAAPMKSARTAIDQAVAMVRSQLIDPETPNQPPVAYFDAMSGFIDAQYSFTDLAFASVSRQLNERVAGARNELVLTLALLLLMLGTVMLTVAAITRSIGRGTAGALAALQALARGELDHRVHTEARDEMGQLAHGIAQAMRQLTGMVSEVKASGSALGTASAEIAGGNADLSSRTEHAAANLQQAASSLEQLTSTVRLNADNASQATTLASQASTTAGQGGALMLRVASTMDAISDSSRKIGDIIGTIDGIAFQTNILALNAAVEAARAGEQGRGFAVVASEVRSLAQRSAGAAREIKSLIGHSATTVAGGAALVNEARDTMQQIVGQVSHVSSLVGEIGRATAEQASGLATVNASVSQLDHSTQQNAALVEESAAAAASLRDQAERMVGAVARFRTAA from the coding sequence ATGACTTTCTTCCGTGACCTGCGCATTGCGCACAAGGTGCTGCTGCTGGCGCTGGTGTTCGGCCTGTTCACCATGCCGATGGCCGGCATGGTGCTCACCAGAATCTGGAGCGACTACCAGACCGCCCGCACCGAGCAGGCCGGCGTGCCCGCCCTGGGCGCCGTGCTGGGCCTGATGCGCCACACCCAGACCCACCGCGGCCTCAGCGCCGGCTGGCTGGGCGGCAACGACGCGCTGGGCGCCCGCCGCGAAGCGCAGGCCGCCGAGCTTGACAAGGCCTTGGCCACCGCCATGACCGAGACCGCGCGTTATGCCGCCGGCGCGGCGGGCGAGCGCCGCCGCACGCTCGAGCAGGGCTGGCAGGAGCTGCGGCGCGATGTCGCCACACGCGGCCTGCCGCTGCCCGATTCGTTCAAGCGCCACACCGAGCTGGTGAGCATGGCGCAGCGCATGCTGGCCGACGTGGCCGATGGCGCCACGCTGATCCTCGATCCCGAGCCCGGCACCTACTACCTGATTGCGGCGCTGGTGGACACCCTGCCGCGCATCAGCGAGCTGATGGGTCAGGCGCGCGCCACCGGCACGGTGCTGCTCAAGCGCCAGAGCATCACGCCCGCCGAGCGGGTGCGCCTGCAGACCCTGCTCGAGCGCATCGCCCAGCTGGAGCTGGAGTACCTGCGCTATGTCGACCAGCTGGCCATCGCCGACCCCGCCACCGCCAGCACGCTGGCCGCACCGATGAAGTCGGCCCGCACCGCCATCGACCAGGCCGTGGCGATGGTGCGCAGCCAGCTGATCGATCCCGAGACCCCCAACCAGCCGCCGGTGGCCTATTTCGACGCGATGAGCGGCTTCATCGACGCCCAGTACAGCTTCACCGACCTGGCCTTCGCCAGCGTGAGCCGCCAGCTCAACGAGCGCGTGGCCGGCGCACGCAACGAGCTGGTGCTGACCCTTGCGCTGCTGCTGCTGATGCTGGGCACGGTCATGCTGACCGTGGCGGCCATCACCCGCAGCATCGGCCGCGGCACGGCCGGTGCGCTGGCCGCCCTGCAGGCCCTGGCCCGCGGCGAGCTGGACCACCGCGTGCACACCGAGGCGCGCGACGAGATGGGCCAGCTGGCCCATGGCATTGCCCAGGCCATGCGCCAGCTGACCGGCATGGTCAGCGAGGTCAAGGCCAGCGGCAGCGCGCTGGGCACCGCCTCGGCCGAGATCGCCGGCGGCAACGCCGACCTGAGCAGCCGCACCGAGCATGCCGCGGCCAATCTGCAGCAGGCGGCTTCGTCGCTGGAGCAGCTGACCAGCACGGTGCGGCTCAACGCCGACAACGCCAGCCAGGCCACCACGCTGGCCAGCCAGGCCAGCACCACCGCCGGCCAGGGCGGCGCGCTGATGCTGCGTGTGGCCAGCACCATGGACGCCATCAGCGACAGCTCGCGCAAGATCGGCGACATCATCGGCACCATCGACGGCATCGCGTTCCAGACCAACATCCTGGCGCTCAACGCTGCGGTGGAGGCCGCCCGGGCCGGCGAGCAGGGCCGCGGCTTTGCCGTGGTGGCCAGCGAGGTGCGCAGCCTGGCGCAGCGCTCGGCCGGCGCGGCGCGCGAGATCAAGTCGCTGATCGGCCACAGCGCCACCACCGTGGCCGGTGGCGCCGCGCTGGTGAACGAGGCCCGCGACACCATGCAGCAGATCGTGGGCCAGGTCAGCCATGTCAGCAGCCTGGTCGGCGAGATCGGCCGCGCCACGGCCGAGCAGGCCAGCGGCCTGGCCACGGTGAACGCCTCGGTCAGCCAGCTCGACCACTCGACGCAGCAGAACGCCGCGCTGGTGGAAGAAAGCGCCGCGGCCGCCGCCAGCCTGCGCGATCAGGCCGAACGCATGGTGGGCGCCGTGGCGCGCTTTCGCACCGCGGCCTGA
- a CDS encoding ABC transporter substrate-binding protein, protein MPGVTAELPIELPADPPAILPSRRGPQRIVCLTEEPTEVLYALGQQARIVGISGFTVRPPQARRDKPRVSAFTSAKIERILELKPDLAIGFSDIQADIAAALIRAGVEVWISNHRSVDGILDYVRRLGALVDAADDGARYADTLAARLAQARAQAAGLARRPRVYFEEWDSPQISAIRWVSELVAVAGGDDVFVQRAAASLARERIVADPAEVIAAAPDIIIGSWCGKKFRPEQVAARPGWQAVPAVRDGELHEVKSPLILQPGPAALTDGLARLQAIIGGWAARQGGLR, encoded by the coding sequence ATGCCGGGCGTGACTGCCGAACTGCCCATCGAACTGCCCGCCGACCCACCTGCCATCCTGCCATCCCGGCGCGGACCGCAGCGCATTGTCTGCCTGACCGAAGAGCCCACCGAGGTGCTGTATGCGCTGGGCCAGCAGGCGCGCATTGTCGGCATCTCGGGCTTCACGGTACGCCCGCCCCAGGCGCGGCGCGACAAGCCGCGGGTCAGCGCCTTCACCAGCGCCAAGATCGAGCGCATTCTCGAGCTCAAGCCCGACCTGGCCATCGGCTTTTCCGACATCCAGGCCGACATTGCCGCCGCCTTGATCCGCGCCGGCGTCGAGGTGTGGATCAGCAACCACCGCAGCGTCGACGGCATCCTCGACTATGTGCGCCGGCTGGGCGCCCTGGTGGACGCGGCCGATGACGGGGCGCGTTATGCCGACACGCTCGCCGCGCGGCTGGCGCAGGCGCGCGCGCAGGCCGCGGGCCTGGCGCGGCGGCCACGGGTGTACTTCGAGGAATGGGACAGCCCGCAGATCAGCGCGATCCGCTGGGTCAGCGAGCTGGTGGCGGTGGCCGGCGGTGACGACGTGTTTGTGCAGCGGGCTGCCGCCTCGCTGGCGCGCGAGCGCATCGTGGCCGACCCGGCCGAGGTGATCGCTGCGGCCCCCGACATCATCATCGGCTCGTGGTGCGGCAAGAAGTTCCGGCCCGAGCAGGTGGCCGCCCGCCCCGGCTGGCAGGCGGTGCCGGCGGTGCGCGATGGCGAGCTGCACGAGGTCAAGTCGCCGCTGATCCTGCAACCCGGGCCGGCCGCGCTGACCGACGGCCTGGCCCGCCTGCAAGCCATCATCGGCGGCTGGGCGGCACGCCAGGGCGGCCTGCGGTAG
- a CDS encoding response regulator: MWPTHGAQALVLIVDDNPENLTVIGELLHPEFSVRAANGGRRAIDLAQLHPQPDLILLDVMMPDIDGFEVLRQLRAMPATAAIPVLFLTALDDADSEAHALRLGAGDFITKPIRAPSLLARVRTHVALKQARKRLDTGPLHAPSAAGWQHSGLGLLQQLARSCHPDGQRHLEQVAGVVAVLGEELRRSGVYPEAHAPGWLQALVQAAPLHDIGNAAVPERILAKPEALNAGEWNAVRAHARLGADALVQLTVQDGPQPTLVRCAREIARSHHERWDGRGYPDCLAGLAIALTARVTSVADAFTAMLAPRPHRPALSLAQAREAIRDGRGQQFDPAVVDAFEARFDALAALMAAPATAVLDEPGLAAGLAA; this comes from the coding sequence ATGTGGCCGACGCACGGAGCGCAAGCGCTGGTGCTGATCGTGGACGACAACCCCGAGAACCTCACGGTGATCGGTGAACTGCTGCATCCCGAGTTCTCGGTGCGCGCTGCCAATGGCGGCCGCCGCGCCATCGACCTGGCCCAGCTGCACCCGCAGCCCGACCTGATCCTGCTCGATGTGATGATGCCCGACATCGACGGCTTCGAGGTGCTGCGCCAGCTGCGCGCCATGCCCGCTACGGCCGCCATCCCGGTGCTCTTTCTCACCGCGCTGGACGATGCCGACAGCGAGGCCCATGCGCTGCGCCTGGGGGCGGGCGACTTCATCACCAAGCCGATCCGGGCGCCCAGCCTGCTGGCCCGGGTGCGCACCCATGTGGCGTTGAAGCAGGCCCGCAAGCGCCTCGACACCGGCCCGCTGCATGCGCCGTCCGCGGCCGGCTGGCAGCACAGCGGCCTCGGTCTGCTGCAGCAGCTGGCGCGCAGCTGCCACCCCGATGGCCAGCGCCACCTCGAGCAGGTGGCCGGCGTGGTGGCGGTGCTGGGTGAAGAGTTGCGCCGCAGCGGCGTCTACCCCGAGGCGCATGCGCCGGGCTGGCTGCAGGCGCTGGTCCAGGCCGCGCCGCTGCACGACATCGGCAATGCCGCGGTGCCCGAGCGCATCCTGGCCAAGCCCGAGGCGCTGAACGCCGGCGAGTGGAATGCCGTGCGCGCCCATGCCCGGCTGGGCGCCGACGCCCTGGTGCAGCTGACGGTGCAGGACGGCCCCCAGCCCACGCTGGTGCGCTGCGCACGCGAGATCGCCCGCAGCCACCACGAGCGCTGGGACGGCCGCGGCTACCCCGATTGCCTGGCCGGCCTGGCCATTGCGCTGACGGCGCGGGTGACCAGCGTGGCCGACGCCTTCACCGCCATGCTGGCGCCGCGGCCCCATCGGCCGGCGCTGAGCCTGGCGCAGGCGCGCGAGGCCATCCGCGACGGCCGTGGCCAGCAGTTCGATCCCGCCGTTGTGGATGCCTTCGAAGCCCGCTTCGACGCGCTGGCCGCGCTGATGGCGGCGCCGGCCACTGCCGTGCTGGACGAGCCTGGCCTGGCTGCGGGCCTGGCCGCCTGA